The Paramisgurnus dabryanus chromosome 1, PD_genome_1.1, whole genome shotgun sequence genome includes a window with the following:
- the scaf11 gene encoding uncharacterized protein scaf11: MQEGPGKGGQSLEDEAAQRCPICLNQPRQADRAVPDGCTHVYCSACILRWAQMVQSCPVDRRPIRMIYLQGSSQQCIKLPVKVPQLSESQMCSGQDAQKMCHVSVEETEETKRLQKKKLHAKQKRHNRICHSEAFVNKNRKMSGNSCHALQRSQHFHSSLPSQQGSTVGTVTHIITESVELCEELSDDIQWRRLQRKNRWLPASAPAPSTGLLGVSLRSHLLLSAVSASLNLLLSENSVPFGRVCAVTCPKGEERKGSRGSGSKSSAKPPEAVATRRSSRHSRSETEDTAAEQSQATDSDTSSSTNHSTTSQTVNETSASSSEGQQESNQRVKTKDDPVDRQEEEQKTEPENHEDDELLKEEESEETEAEQEPKEDETSDQANNDPEPADPEQKMEKANEKSSDENECVFTDANNHEKETTTMEEKASMNTVDHEDNQKLSPDDMTKCDEVQAAKEIDSPPPFVADLQKLGSQNVEPTAYASNKITDLEHESEATAENTDEGLAQESSSCPSKSPNQLDDSTGPSDQQLPQVIATSLETIDTNAGTHQDNTDLIPMECDSPASVNEDHVRPHEMDSSVNVPQQPSREPVHKSESCKEPKGSDKRDGRSRRSRFHSATTTWSPSKESRSEGSRRSRSRSRDRSSKTRSTSRSREQQEDERDGRPNHSRERSRSRERSRRRCSRSRSRSRTRNRTGRRSPSQERLDHGSHSPRKRESWGGDGWPSGGGERGFRNSSWRNNSEMPSNFKGREPNSSNNGSFHEASPDRGRNENPDWVRTWTDTETRGREPRRDENVVDPPTESWSRGGWNVEQGQRSAGRGRGAQWPSSQQGEQGDNWRQRTSFSGTANNTDSYSRFNENRVGTKRKEPEGSDTPVDRSGWSTASSWAVRRTLPADVQSYYSRRDRGSSNVWNRQEEDQSAPGASKQADPPQNEPKAPLSTEAVPQPLPALMPHQLGMVGVLRYPMAPLVPRAPAPGLQPAQFGMPPPVSVHLHPAGPLLQVPSIAVQGLPPPPPPPPPVQQGGFIAPNEGHMPQQVMPNFSVPGKPSFKPMPTKVGASLHHPTGTLSIAQPSSTTPQPTSHSKAHADSSKKEKKLQIQERAVNEVKAAIKPYYQKNEINKEEYKEIVRKAVEKVCHSKSGEVNSDKVANLVKAYVDKYKRIRKNKSEKS; encoded by the exons ATGCAAGAGGGGCCAGGAAAGG GTGGACAAAGCTTGGAGGATGAGGCAGCCCAACGCTGTCCTATCTGTCTGAATCAACCCAGGCAGGCAGATAGAGCGGTACCGGACGGCTGCACGCATGTTTACTGCTCCGCCTGTATTCTCCGCTGGGCGCAG ATGGTTCAGTCCTGCCCAGTGGATCGCAGACCCATCAGAATGATCTACCTGCAGGGCTCCTCGCAGCAGTGCATCAAG CTTCCTGTGAAGGTGCCCCAGCTGTCAGAGTCGCAGATGTGCAGTGGTCAAGACGCTCAAAAGATGTGTCATGTCTCTGT AGAAGAGACAGAAGAAACCAAGAGACTGCAAAAGAAAAAACTTCATGCCAAACAGAAACGCCACAATCGAATAT GTCACTCGGAAGCATTtgtgaataaaaacagaaag ATGAGTGGAAACTCATGTCATGCTCTCCAGCGCTCTCAACATTTTCACTCATCACTGCCCAGCCAACAGGGTTCGACAGTCGGTACTGTGACTCATATCAT AACTGAATCTGTTGAGCTTTGTGAGGAGTTGTCGGATGACATCCAGTGGAGGAGATTGCAGAGGAAAAACCGATGGTTACCTGCCTCTGCACCTGCCCCCTCAACAGGTCTACTTGG GGTATCCCTGCGTTCACACCTGCTTCTGTCAGCTGTCTCTGCGTCTCTCAATCTTCTGCTATCAGAAAACTCAG TTCCTTTTGGCAGAGTTTGTGCCGTCACATGTCCCAAAGGTGAGGAGAGAAAGGGGAGCAGAGGTTCTGGGTCAAAGAGCTCAGCAAAACCACCAGAAGCTGTTGCGACAAGACGCTCCTCTCGTCACAGTCGCTCCGAGACGGAGGATACTGCTGCTGAACAATCCCAGGCAACAGATTCAGATACGTCCTCTTCAACCAACCATTCGACTACATCACAAACCGTAAACGAAACAAGTGCTTCTTCGAGCGAGGGCCAGCAAGAGAGCAATCAAAGAGTGAAGACAAAAGATGATCCAGTGGATAGACAAGAAGAGGAGCAGAAAACCGAGCCTGAGAATCATGAAGATGATGAATTATTAAAGGAAGAAGAATCAGAAGAAACGGAAGCAGAGCAGGAACCTAAAGAAGATGAGACTTCTGATCAGGCCAATAATGACCCAGAACCAGCAGATCCAGAGCAGAAGATGGAGAAGGCGAATGAGAAGAGTTCGGATGAGAATGAATGTGTTTTCACTGATGCTAATAACCATGAAAAAGAAACGACCACAATGGAGGAAAAGGCCAGCATGAATACTGTTGATCATGAAGACAATCAGAAACTTTCACCCGATGACATGACAAAATGTGATGAAGTCCAAGCAGCAAAGGAGATAGACAGTCCACCTCCTTTTGTTGCAGACCTGCAAAAGCTTGGTTCTCAAAACGTTGAACCAACAGCATATGCTTCAAACAAGATCACTGACTTGGAACATGAGTCTGAGGCCACAGCAGAAAACACAGATGAAGGTCTCGCACAAGAGTCTAGCAGCTGTCCTTCGAAGTCTCCCAACCAGCTGGATGATAGCACCGGTCCATCAGATCAACAACTCCCACAAGTTATTGCCACCTCTTTAGAGACAATAGACACTAATGCAGGAACCCATCAAGACAATACTGACCTCATTCCCATGGAGTGTGATTCACCTGCTTCCGTGAATGAAGACCATGTCAGACCACATGAGATGGATTCCAGCGTCAACGTGCCTCAGCAGCCCAGTCGAGAGCCTGTGCACAAGTCTGAATCATGTAAGGAGCCGAAAGGCTCAGACAAGAGGGATGGACGATCACGCCGGTCTCGCTTTCATTCAGCTACGACAACCTGGTCTCCTAGCAAGGAGTCTAGAAGTGAAGGGTCACGCAGATCAAGATCTCGATCAAGAGATAGAAGCAGCAAGACGCGATCCACGTCAAGGAGCCGTGAGCAACAAGAGGATGAGCGAGATGGTAGACCAAACCATAGCAGAGAACGCAGTCGTAGTAGAGAGCGGAGTCGCAGGCGATGCAGTCGAAGTCGTTCGAGGTCCAGAACCAGAAACCGGACCGGACGCAGGAGCCCCTCTCAGGAGCGCTTGGACCATGGCAGCCACTCTCCTCGGAAAAGGGAGTCTTGGGGTGGGGACGGTTGGCCGTCCGGAGGTGGGGAAAGAGGTTTTCGCAATTCAAGCTGGAGAAACAATTCAGAGATGCCTAGTAATTTCAAAGGAAGAGAGCCCAACTCATCCAACAACGGCAGCTTCCACGAAGCGTCACCAGATCGAGGCAGAAACGAGAATCCAGACTGGGTGAGGACTTGGACGGATACTGAAACCAGAGGACGTGAGCCAAGGCGAGATGAAAATGTGGTTGATCCACCTACAGAGTCCTGGTCACGGGGTGGGTGGAATGTCGAGCAGGGTCAGCGTTCGGCAGGACGTGGCAGAGGTGCACAATGGCCATCCAGCCAGCAGGGGGAACAAGGAGATAATTGGAGGCAACGTACTTCTTTCTCAGGGACAGCTAATAACACCGATTCATACAGTCGGTTTAATGAAAACAGAGTTGGAACGAAAAGAAAAGAGCCTGAGGGCTCTGATACACCAGTGGATCGTTCAGGGTGGTCGACGGCATCGAGCTGGGCCGTGCGCCGGACTCTTCCTGCTGATGTTCAGAGCTACTACTCGCGCAGGGACAGAGGCAGCAGCAACGTCTGGAACAGACAAGAGGAGGATCAAAGTGCGCCTGGTGCCTCGAAACAAGCAG ATCCCCCTCAGAATGAACCAAAGGCCCCACTTTCCACTGAGGCTGTCCCCCAACCCTTGCCTGCCCTGATGCCCCATCAGTTGGGCATGGTAGGGGTCCTCCGTTACCCCATGGCACCTTTGGTTCCCAGAGCTCCTGCTCCAGGGCTGCAGCCTGCTCAGTTCGGCATGCCTCCTCCTGTATCAGTACATCTGCACCCAGCTGGACCTCTCCTTCAGGTCCCATCCATTGCTGTACAGGGGCTGCCACCGCCACCCCCACCGCCTCCACCTGTGCAACAGGGGGGCTTCATTGCACCCAACGAAGGCCACATGCCACAG caggTGATGCCTAACTTCTCGGTCCCAGGCAAACCTTCTTTCAAACCCATGCCAACCAAAGTGGGTGCATCCCTGCATCACCCCACAGGGACACTCAGTATTGCCCAGCCATCGTCTACCACCCCCCAGCCCACCTCTCATAGTAAGGCCCATGCTGACAGTTCAAAGAAAGAGAAG AAGTTGCAGATTCAGGAGCGTGCCGTCAATGAGGTCAAAGCAGCAATTAAGCCATATTATCAAAAGAATGAAATTAACAAAGAGGAATATAAAGAGATTGTACGCAAAGCTGTGGAAAAG GTGTGCCACAGCAAGAGTGGAGAGGTGAACTCTGATAAGGTGGCCAACCTGGTGAAGGCGTACGTGGACAAATACAAACGCATTCGCAAAAACAAATCGGAGAAGAGCTGA
- the slc38a2 gene encoding sodium-coupled neutral amino acid symporter 2 isoform X1 has protein sequence MNKAPGKTKMSYFGTSDVDNSSANSNEYEGYQESPNKTHINECTGYQESPNKTAINEYYAYQECPNKTPINRMNKAPGKTKMSHFATSDVDNSIANSNEYEGYQESPNKTHINECTGYQESPNKTAINEYYAYQECPNKTPINRMNKAPGKTEMSHFGTSDVDNSSTNSNEYEGFQESPTKTPINGLQYVDVDAESQNFLSGKKKYENEYSPGSASFGMSVFNLGNAIMGSGILGLSYAMANTGIALFVILLVAVLIFSLYSVHLLLKTANEGGSMVYEQLGYKAFGIPGKLAASCSITMQNFGAMASYLFIVKYELPIVIKSFLDANDNSWYTNGDYLVLIVTVAIILPLSLLKNLGYLGYTSGFSLLCMVFFLIVVIYKKFQIPCPLPETFINITVNSSVSQTNTTEDNCCKPKYFVFNSQTVYAVPILTFAFVCHPAILPMYQELKDRSRKKMQNVANVSFVGMFVMYLLAALFGYLTFNEAVESELLHTYSRVYSFDMVLLVVRFAVLVAVTLTVPVVLFPIRTSVNHLICASKGFSWPRHICITVGLLVCVNIMVIFVPSIRDIFGFIGASAAAMLIFILPSAFYIKLVQKESMKSFQKIAALLFLITGIIVMIVCMTLIILDWIHNAGVSEDTGSGH, from the exons ATGAACAAAGCCCCTGGTAAAACAAAGATGAGTTATTTTGGCACTTCAGATGTGGACAACAGCAGCGCCAACAGCAATGAATACGAGGGTTATCAAGAAAGTCCAAACAAAACTCATATTAATGAATGCACTGGTTATCAAGAAAGTCCAAACAAAACAGCCATTAATGAATACTACGCTTATCAAGAATGTCCAAACAAAACTCCTATTAACAG AATGAACAAAGCCCCTGGTAAAACAAAGATGAGTCATTTCGCCACTTCAGATGTGGACAATAGCATTGCCAACAGCAATGAATACGAGGGTTATCAAGAAAGTCCAAACAAAACTCATATTAATGAATGCACGGGTTATCAAGAAAGTCCGAACAAAACAGCTATTAATGAATACTACGCTTATCAAGAATGTCCAAACAAAACTCCTATTAACAG AATGAACAAAGCCCCTGGTAAAACAGAGATGAGTCATTTCGGCACTTCAGATGTGGACAACAGCAGCACCAACAGCAATGAATACGAGGGTTTTCAAGAAAGTCCAACCAAAACTCCTATTAACGG TTTGCAGTATGTCGACGTGGATGCAGAAAGCCAGAACTTTCTGTCTGGCAAGAAGAAATATGAGAATGAATAT AGTCCTGGATCAGCGTCATTTGGGATGTCAGTGTTTAATCTCGGCAATGCCATCATGGGAAGTGGAATACTGGGGCTTTCCTATGCTATGGCCAATACTGGCATCGCCCTGTTTGT GATCCTGCTTGTGGCAGTGTTAATCTTCTCCTTGTACTCTGTACATTTGCTGCTCAAAACAGCCAACGAAGGAG GGTCTATGGTTTACGAACAGCTGGGGTATAAAGCGTTCGGAATTCCCGGCAAACTGGCCGCCTCTTGCTCAATCACCATGCAAAACTTTGGAG CTATGGCAAGCTACCTTTTCATTGTGAAGTACGAACTACCGATAGTCATCAAGTCATTTCTGGACGCCAATGACAA TTCCTGGTACACTAACGGTGACTACCTCGTGCTGATCGTCACCGTGGCCATCATTTTACCTCTCTCGCTCCTTAAAAACTTGG GTTACCTGGGATACACCAGTGGCTTCTCCTTGTTGTGTATGGTGTTCTTCCTCATTGTG GTGATCTACAAGAAATTCCAGATCCCTTGTCCTCTACCTGAAACCTTTATTAACATCACAGTGAACAGCTCTGTGTCTCAAACCAACACCACAGAGGACAACTGCTGCAAACCCAAATACTTTGTCTTCAACTCGCAG ACTGTGTATGCGGTGCCCATTCTGACATTTGCATTTGTCTGCCACCCGGCGATTCTGCCCATGTACCAGGAACTCAAAGA tcgTTCCAGAAAGAAGATGCagaatgtggcaaatgtgtcatttGTGGGAATGTTTGTTATGTATCTACTGGCTGCTCTCTTTGGATATCTGACCTTCAACG aGGCTGTCGAATCCGAGCTCCTTCACACTTACTCCAGGGTCTACAGTTTTGATATGGTGCTTCTGGTGGTGCGTTTTGCTGTTTTGGTTGCTGTGACCTTAACTGTGCCTGTGGTTCTTTTCCCT ATTCGTACCTCAGTCAACCACCTGATTTGCGCATCTAAAGGCTTCAGCTGGCCCCGTCACATCTGCATTACCGTCGGCCTGCTTGTCTGCGTAAACATCATGGTTATCTTTGTCCCCAGCATCAGAGACATTTTTGGATTTATTG GTGCATCTGCTGCGGCCATGCTGATCTTCATCCTGCCATCTGCCTTCTACATCAAACTGGTGCAAAAAGAGTCTATGAAGTCTTTTCAAAAGATTGCG GCACTTTTGTTCCTGATCACAGGAATCATTGTTATGATCGTTTGTATGACTTTGATTATTTTGGACTGGATCCACAATGCTGGGGTTTCTGAGGACACCGGCAGTGGCCACTAG
- the slc38a2 gene encoding sodium-coupled neutral amino acid symporter 2 isoform X2 yields MNKAPGKTKMSYFGTSDVDNSSANSNEYEGYQESPNKTHINECTGYQESPNKTAINEYYAYQECPNKTPINRMNKAPGKTEMSHFGTSDVDNSSTNSNEYEGFQESPTKTPINGLQYVDVDAESQNFLSGKKKYENEYSPGSASFGMSVFNLGNAIMGSGILGLSYAMANTGIALFVILLVAVLIFSLYSVHLLLKTANEGGSMVYEQLGYKAFGIPGKLAASCSITMQNFGAMASYLFIVKYELPIVIKSFLDANDNSWYTNGDYLVLIVTVAIILPLSLLKNLGYLGYTSGFSLLCMVFFLIVVIYKKFQIPCPLPETFINITVNSSVSQTNTTEDNCCKPKYFVFNSQTVYAVPILTFAFVCHPAILPMYQELKDRSRKKMQNVANVSFVGMFVMYLLAALFGYLTFNEAVESELLHTYSRVYSFDMVLLVVRFAVLVAVTLTVPVVLFPIRTSVNHLICASKGFSWPRHICITVGLLVCVNIMVIFVPSIRDIFGFIGASAAAMLIFILPSAFYIKLVQKESMKSFQKIAALLFLITGIIVMIVCMTLIILDWIHNAGVSEDTGSGH; encoded by the exons ATGAACAAAGCCCCTGGTAAAACAAAGATGAGTTATTTTGGCACTTCAGATGTGGACAACAGCAGCGCCAACAGCAATGAATACGAGGGTTATCAAGAAAGTCCAAACAAAACTCATATTAATGAATGCACTGGTTATCAAGAAAGTCCAAACAAAACAGCCATTAATGAATACTACGCTTATCAAGAATGTCCAAACAAAACTCCTATTAACAG AATGAACAAAGCCCCTGGTAAAACAGAGATGAGTCATTTCGGCACTTCAGATGTGGACAACAGCAGCACCAACAGCAATGAATACGAGGGTTTTCAAGAAAGTCCAACCAAAACTCCTATTAACGG TTTGCAGTATGTCGACGTGGATGCAGAAAGCCAGAACTTTCTGTCTGGCAAGAAGAAATATGAGAATGAATAT AGTCCTGGATCAGCGTCATTTGGGATGTCAGTGTTTAATCTCGGCAATGCCATCATGGGAAGTGGAATACTGGGGCTTTCCTATGCTATGGCCAATACTGGCATCGCCCTGTTTGT GATCCTGCTTGTGGCAGTGTTAATCTTCTCCTTGTACTCTGTACATTTGCTGCTCAAAACAGCCAACGAAGGAG GGTCTATGGTTTACGAACAGCTGGGGTATAAAGCGTTCGGAATTCCCGGCAAACTGGCCGCCTCTTGCTCAATCACCATGCAAAACTTTGGAG CTATGGCAAGCTACCTTTTCATTGTGAAGTACGAACTACCGATAGTCATCAAGTCATTTCTGGACGCCAATGACAA TTCCTGGTACACTAACGGTGACTACCTCGTGCTGATCGTCACCGTGGCCATCATTTTACCTCTCTCGCTCCTTAAAAACTTGG GTTACCTGGGATACACCAGTGGCTTCTCCTTGTTGTGTATGGTGTTCTTCCTCATTGTG GTGATCTACAAGAAATTCCAGATCCCTTGTCCTCTACCTGAAACCTTTATTAACATCACAGTGAACAGCTCTGTGTCTCAAACCAACACCACAGAGGACAACTGCTGCAAACCCAAATACTTTGTCTTCAACTCGCAG ACTGTGTATGCGGTGCCCATTCTGACATTTGCATTTGTCTGCCACCCGGCGATTCTGCCCATGTACCAGGAACTCAAAGA tcgTTCCAGAAAGAAGATGCagaatgtggcaaatgtgtcatttGTGGGAATGTTTGTTATGTATCTACTGGCTGCTCTCTTTGGATATCTGACCTTCAACG aGGCTGTCGAATCCGAGCTCCTTCACACTTACTCCAGGGTCTACAGTTTTGATATGGTGCTTCTGGTGGTGCGTTTTGCTGTTTTGGTTGCTGTGACCTTAACTGTGCCTGTGGTTCTTTTCCCT ATTCGTACCTCAGTCAACCACCTGATTTGCGCATCTAAAGGCTTCAGCTGGCCCCGTCACATCTGCATTACCGTCGGCCTGCTTGTCTGCGTAAACATCATGGTTATCTTTGTCCCCAGCATCAGAGACATTTTTGGATTTATTG GTGCATCTGCTGCGGCCATGCTGATCTTCATCCTGCCATCTGCCTTCTACATCAAACTGGTGCAAAAAGAGTCTATGAAGTCTTTTCAAAAGATTGCG GCACTTTTGTTCCTGATCACAGGAATCATTGTTATGATCGTTTGTATGACTTTGATTATTTTGGACTGGATCCACAATGCTGGGGTTTCTGAGGACACCGGCAGTGGCCACTAG
- the slc38a2 gene encoding sodium-coupled neutral amino acid symporter 2 isoform X3 encodes MNKAPGKTEMSHFGTSDVDNSSTNSNEYEGFQESPTKTPINGLQYVDVDAESQNFLSGKKKYENEYSPGSASFGMSVFNLGNAIMGSGILGLSYAMANTGIALFVILLVAVLIFSLYSVHLLLKTANEGGSMVYEQLGYKAFGIPGKLAASCSITMQNFGAMASYLFIVKYELPIVIKSFLDANDNSWYTNGDYLVLIVTVAIILPLSLLKNLGYLGYTSGFSLLCMVFFLIVVIYKKFQIPCPLPETFINITVNSSVSQTNTTEDNCCKPKYFVFNSQTVYAVPILTFAFVCHPAILPMYQELKDRSRKKMQNVANVSFVGMFVMYLLAALFGYLTFNEAVESELLHTYSRVYSFDMVLLVVRFAVLVAVTLTVPVVLFPIRTSVNHLICASKGFSWPRHICITVGLLVCVNIMVIFVPSIRDIFGFIGASAAAMLIFILPSAFYIKLVQKESMKSFQKIAALLFLITGIIVMIVCMTLIILDWIHNAGVSEDTGSGH; translated from the exons ATGAACAAAGCCCCTGGTAAAACAGAGATGAGTCATTTCGGCACTTCAGATGTGGACAACAGCAGCACCAACAGCAATGAATACGAGGGTTTTCAAGAAAGTCCAACCAAAACTCCTATTAACGG TTTGCAGTATGTCGACGTGGATGCAGAAAGCCAGAACTTTCTGTCTGGCAAGAAGAAATATGAGAATGAATAT AGTCCTGGATCAGCGTCATTTGGGATGTCAGTGTTTAATCTCGGCAATGCCATCATGGGAAGTGGAATACTGGGGCTTTCCTATGCTATGGCCAATACTGGCATCGCCCTGTTTGT GATCCTGCTTGTGGCAGTGTTAATCTTCTCCTTGTACTCTGTACATTTGCTGCTCAAAACAGCCAACGAAGGAG GGTCTATGGTTTACGAACAGCTGGGGTATAAAGCGTTCGGAATTCCCGGCAAACTGGCCGCCTCTTGCTCAATCACCATGCAAAACTTTGGAG CTATGGCAAGCTACCTTTTCATTGTGAAGTACGAACTACCGATAGTCATCAAGTCATTTCTGGACGCCAATGACAA TTCCTGGTACACTAACGGTGACTACCTCGTGCTGATCGTCACCGTGGCCATCATTTTACCTCTCTCGCTCCTTAAAAACTTGG GTTACCTGGGATACACCAGTGGCTTCTCCTTGTTGTGTATGGTGTTCTTCCTCATTGTG GTGATCTACAAGAAATTCCAGATCCCTTGTCCTCTACCTGAAACCTTTATTAACATCACAGTGAACAGCTCTGTGTCTCAAACCAACACCACAGAGGACAACTGCTGCAAACCCAAATACTTTGTCTTCAACTCGCAG ACTGTGTATGCGGTGCCCATTCTGACATTTGCATTTGTCTGCCACCCGGCGATTCTGCCCATGTACCAGGAACTCAAAGA tcgTTCCAGAAAGAAGATGCagaatgtggcaaatgtgtcatttGTGGGAATGTTTGTTATGTATCTACTGGCTGCTCTCTTTGGATATCTGACCTTCAACG aGGCTGTCGAATCCGAGCTCCTTCACACTTACTCCAGGGTCTACAGTTTTGATATGGTGCTTCTGGTGGTGCGTTTTGCTGTTTTGGTTGCTGTGACCTTAACTGTGCCTGTGGTTCTTTTCCCT ATTCGTACCTCAGTCAACCACCTGATTTGCGCATCTAAAGGCTTCAGCTGGCCCCGTCACATCTGCATTACCGTCGGCCTGCTTGTCTGCGTAAACATCATGGTTATCTTTGTCCCCAGCATCAGAGACATTTTTGGATTTATTG GTGCATCTGCTGCGGCCATGCTGATCTTCATCCTGCCATCTGCCTTCTACATCAAACTGGTGCAAAAAGAGTCTATGAAGTCTTTTCAAAAGATTGCG GCACTTTTGTTCCTGATCACAGGAATCATTGTTATGATCGTTTGTATGACTTTGATTATTTTGGACTGGATCCACAATGCTGGGGTTTCTGAGGACACCGGCAGTGGCCACTAG